The Apium graveolens cultivar Ventura chromosome 6, ASM990537v1, whole genome shotgun sequence genome contains a region encoding:
- the LOC141663558 gene encoding inorganic pyrophosphatase 1-like, whose protein sequence is MAGIVVIFDFDKTIIDIDSDNWVIDGLGVTAMFDQLLTTMPWNSAMDVIMKELHSQGKTIEDIAEVLKRVPIHPRIVPAIKAAHSLGCELRIVSDANLFYIETILQHHGITEYFTDINTNPGFVDDEGKLRILPYVDFVNSPHDCNNVCPPNMCKGLIIERIQSSLEKNEKIIYLGDGAGDFCPMLKLNEGNIAMPRKDFPVWSLLSENLDLVKAEIHEWTDGEELEQVLLGLIAIILQEENKPIDLAPSYSSDCKFQTIAMHSHEVMPQALSVPH, encoded by the exons ATGGCAGGAATAGTGGTGATTTTCGACTTCGATAAGACCATCATCGACATAGATAGTGACAACTGGGTGATTGACGGGTTGGGTGTGACGGCCATGTTCGACCAGCTTCTCACCACCATGCCTTGGAACTCTGCTATG GATGTTATAATGAAGGAGCTTCATTCACAAGGAAAGACAATCGAAGACATTGCGGAGGTGCTTAAACGGGTTCCGATTCATCCCCGTATTGTTCCAGCTATTAAAGCAGCTCATTCCTTGGG GTGTGAGTTGAGGATAGTGAGCGATGCGAATTTGTTCTATATAGAGACAATTCTGCAGCATCATGGAATCACCGAATATTTTACAGACATCAACACAAATCCAGGCTTTGTGGACGACGAAGGGAAGCTAAGAATCTTGCCTTATGTTGATTTTGTTAATTCACCACATGACTGCAACAATGTCTGTCCTCCTAATATGTGCAAG GGTCTGATAATAGAAAGGATACAATCTTCTCTAGAGAAGAACGAAAAGATCATTTATCTTGGAGACGGTGCTGGTGATTTTTGCCCCATGTTGAAGCTAAACGAAGGAAATATTGCGATGCCAAGGAAGGATTTCCCTGTTTGGAGTTTATTATCCGAAAATCTTGACCTTGTCAAGGCAGAAATACACGAATGGACTGACGGGGAAGAACTTGAGCAAGTTTTGCTGGGACTAATTGCCATCATTCTGCAGGAGGAGAACAAACCTATTGACTTGGCTCCTTCATATTCAAGTGATTGCAAGTTCCAGACAATTGCAATGCATAGTCATGAAGTAATGCCACAAGCTCTCTCTGTCCCTCATTAA